The Odocoileus virginianus isolate 20LAN1187 ecotype Illinois chromosome 3, Ovbor_1.2, whole genome shotgun sequence genome includes a window with the following:
- the LOC110148822 gene encoding olfactory receptor 2T8-like: MENWNITADFILLGLFNHTGAHQFLFVLVLIVAFTSLVGNALMLLLILLDSRLHRPMYFLLSQLSLMDLMLIFTVAPKMAVDYLTGRKFISPTGCGFQIFFFLTFGGGECFLLAAMSYDRYVAVCHPLRYPVLMSWKLCLSMILGSWFLGAADGLMQAAATLNFSFCSAREIDHFFCETPTLVRLSCADTSVFEYVMYICCVLMLLIPISLILVSYSLILAAILQMCSNEARKKAFATCSSHISVVGLFFGAAIFTYIRPKSYRSANHDKFVSAFYTIFTPVLNPLIYSLRNSEVKGALRKCMDLCTALSLD, from the coding sequence ATGGAAAACTGGAATATCACTGCAGATTTCATTCTCCTAGGTCTCTTTAACCACACTGGAGCCCACCAATTTCTCTTTGTGTTGGTTCTGATAGTTGCTTTCACGTCTCTAGTGGGCAATGCCCTCATGCTTCTCCTGATTCTCCTGGACTCCCGACTCCACAGGCCCATGTACTTCCTACTGAGCCAACTCTCCCTCATGGACCTGATGCTGATTTTCACTGTTGCACCCAAAATGGCTGTTGACTATTTGACTGGCAGGAAGTTCATCTCCCCCACTGGCTGTGGGTTCCAGATCTTCTTCTTCCTCACTTTTGGAGGGGGTGAGTGCTTCCTCTTGGCAGCTAtgtcctatgaccgctatgttgcTGTCTGTCATCCGCTGAGATACCCAGTCCTCATGAGTTGGAAATTATGCCTTAGTATGATTTTGGGGTCTTGGTTCCTTGGCGCAGCTGATGGGCTCATGCAGGCTGCTGCTACCCTGAACTTCTCATTTTGCAGTGCCCGAGAGATTGATCATTTCTTTTGTGAGACTCCCACTCTTGTGCGTTTATCTTGTGCTGACACTTCTGTCTTTGAGTATGTCATGTACATCTGCTGTGTGTTAATGCTCCTGATCCCCATTTCCCTCATCTTGGTTTCCTATAGTCTTATCCTTGCTGCCATCCTCCAGATGTGTTCTAATGAAGCTCGAAAGAAGGCTTTTGCTACTTGCTCCTCACATATCTCTGTGGTAGGACTCTTTTTCGGAGCTGCTATTTTTACCTACATAAGACCCAAATCCTACAGGTCAGCTAACCATGATAAGTTTGTGTCAGCATTTTATACTATCTTCACCCCTGTGCTAAACCCCCTCATCTATAGTCTGAGGAACAGTGAGGTCAAGGGAGCTCTGAGAAAGTGTATGGACCTGTGTACTGCCTTAAGTCTTGATTAA
- the LOC110148830 gene encoding olfactory receptor 2AJ1-like — MMGHENNTFSNDFILLGLFTSSQASLVFFSFIFTIFVLTVTENTVMILIIHRELRLHTPMYFLLSHLSFMDILHISNIVPKMITDFLSGSKTISFAACGIQIFVSLTLLGGECLLLAAMSYDRYVAICHPLRYPMLMNDYVSVLMAGGAWFIGIINSIVHTAYTLHFPFCGSRVIDHFFCEVPAMLVLSCVDTTRYERGVYVSGIIFLLIPSSLIFASYVQILLTVLQMKSSEAWKKSFSTCFFHMIVVIMYYGPFIFTYMRPKKYHTPGQDKFLAIFYTILTPSFNPIIYSFRNKDVLEALKNMLKSNFVQKKQ; from the coding sequence ATGATGGGGCATGAGAACAACACTTTTAGCAATGACTTCATTCTTTTGGGACTCTTTACTTCTTCTCAAGCAAGTCTGGTATTCTTCTCTTTTATATTCACCATTTTTGTTTTGACTGTAACAGAAAATACAGTCATGATTCTCATCATCCACAGGGAATTACGACTTCATACTCCAATGTACTTCCTGCTTAGCCATCTCTCTTTTATGGATATCTTGCATATTTCCAACATTGTTCCCAAAATGATTACTGATTTCCTGTCAGGCAGCAAAACTATTTCATTTGCAGCTTGTGGCATCCAGATATTTGTATCCCTCACCCTCTTGGGTGGTGAGTGCCTTCTCCTGGCAGCAATGTCTTACGATCGCTATGTAGCCATCTGTCACCCACTGCGCTACCCCATGCTTATGAATGACTATGTCAGCGTTCTCATGGCTGGAGGGGCCTGGTTTATTGGGATAATCAACTCCATAGTTCACACAGCTTAcacacttcactttcccttttgtgGCTCGAGAGTCATTGACCACTTTTTCTGTGAAGTCCCCGCCATGTTGGTGTTGTCCTGTGTGGACACAACACGCTATGAACGAGGAGTTTATGTAAGTGGCATCATTTTCCTGCTTATCCCTTCCTCTCTAATCTTTGCATCTTATGTCCAAATTCTCCTTACTGTCCTCCAAATGAAATCATCAGAGGCTTGGAAAAAGTCATTTTCTACTTGTTTCTTCCACATGATTGTAGTCATAATGTACTATGGGCCTTTTATTTTCACATACATGAGACCTAAAAAGTATCACACACCAGGCCAGGACAAGTTCCTGGCAATATTCTATACCATCCTCACACCATCTTTCAACCCAATTATCTACAGCTTTAGGAATAAAGATGTTCTAGAAGCACTGAAAAATATGCTTAAAAGTAACTTTGTCcagaaaaaacaatag